The DNA sequence GCCGTCGGATCCGGACCGGCCGAAAACTCATCTAGTCGAGTCGCACCTTCTTCAACACCGCCGGCGACAAGTCGGCGGTGTTGGTGTTCCCGGACAGTCCCAGCGTCAGGTCGAGCTCGGCGATGATGTTGGCGACCACGTCTCGCGCACCTGCCGATCCGGCCAGCGCGAGTCCGTACATGTGCGGACGTCCGATACACACCGCGTCCGCACCCAGAGCCAGCGCTTTGAAGACGTCGGCGCCGCCGCGGATGCCCGAATCCAGCAGCACCTTCGCCTTGCCGTCAACTGCGGCCACCACGTCGGTGAGCGATTCGACCGAGCCGATGGATCCGTCGATCTGCCGGCCGCCATGGTTGGAGACCAGGATGCCGTCCACCCCGGCGTCGACGGCCTGCCGTGCGTCGTCGGGGTGCAGGATCCCTTTCAAGACGATCGGCAGCGACGTCCGCTCGCGCAGCCCGGCAATGTCCGTCCAGTTGAGCGAGGGACGCGAGTAGGTCTCCAGGAAGGTCTGCACAGACTCCCTGGGCACAGGTGAGCGAAGGTTGGCCAGCACGCTGCCGGGGGTGTTCTTCGCCATCGACACCAGGGACTTGATCGCGCCGACCGTCACCTGGGGCTTGGGGCCGGGTACGGCCGCAGCGATACGAGCTCGCACCATGTCGATGAAGCGGGGATCAGAGGTGTACTGGTCGATGCCCATCCCTTGCGCGAACGGCAGCGAGCCCAGGTTCAGGTCCTGCGGCCGCCAGCCCAGCATGGTGGTGTCGAGCGTGACCACGATGGCCGCCGCACCGCACTTCTCGGCGCGCTGCAGGAAGCTGTCCACCAGTTGCTCGTCACTTGACCAGTAGAGCTGGTACCAGCGGGGCGCCCCGGGCGACACCTCGTCCATCGCCGCGGCAGTGCTCTCCATCGGTGCGCTGGCCTGGCTGGAGAAGATGTACGGGACGCCGAGTTCGGCGGCGGCCCGGCCGATGTGGACGTCGGCCTGCGGAAAGACCAGGCCGCCCGCACCCACCGGGGAGAACAGGATCGGTGCCGGCAACTGCTGTCCGAACAGCTCGGTGGACAGACTCCGTACCGAGACGTCGCGCAGCATCCTGGGAACGATCGCCCAGCTGTCGAGGGCGCGGCGGTTGGCCCGCATGGTGCTGCCTTCACCCGCTCCACCGGCGACATAAGCCCACGCCTTGGCGGACATCTTGCGCTTGGCAGCGCGCTCCAGATCGTCGAAATTGGTGGGTACCTT is a window from the Williamsia sp. DF01-3 genome containing:
- a CDS encoding alpha-hydroxy-acid oxidizing protein, which produces MSSNRRPASDLSGRARQNQIYTDGVFGRKPKVPTNFDDLERAAKRKMSAKAWAYVAGGAGEGSTMRANRRALDSWAIVPRMLRDVSVRSLSTELFGQQLPAPILFSPVGAGGLVFPQADVHIGRAAAELGVPYIFSSQASAPMESTAAAMDEVSPGAPRWYQLYWSSDEQLVDSFLQRAEKCGAAAIVVTLDTTMLGWRPQDLNLGSLPFAQGMGIDQYTSDPRFIDMVRARIAAAVPGPKPQVTVGAIKSLVSMAKNTPGSVLANLRSPVPRESVQTFLETYSRPSLNWTDIAGLRERTSLPIVLKGILHPDDARQAVDAGVDGILVSNHGGRQIDGSIGSVESLTDVVAAVDGKAKVLLDSGIRGGADVFKALALGADAVCIGRPHMYGLALAGSAGARDVVANIIAELDLTLGLSGNTNTADLSPAVLKKVRLD